Genomic window (Ananas comosus cultivar F153 linkage group 16, ASM154086v1, whole genome shotgun sequence):
TAGAATTAAGCTTGTAATTAAGACTTGGCTTGGAATATTAATATCATTCTCCTCTCTTCTTTtactcctcttctctcttctctttccccTCCTCTTCTGCTCACTTGTATGATCAGAGGTACCAGAGCTCTTCCATGAGTTCTCTACCCTGAGGTTGATAGGTTGGTGAGTATCAATTTTGGTCGAGTatcaattttggtatcagagcggtgCTCCTCGGCTGTGGGGAAATTCTTTCGTTCATGGAGACAAGGGCTCAAGAGCTaaagaagatggaggagatgCTGCGACAGATGATCAAAGAGTCAGCGACGCGCCAGGAACAATCAATTCAGGAGCTGAGGGACTGGCAGAATAAAGATATGGAAGAAGTCCGCCAAATGTTTGTCGAATTGCACACCTCAATTTCACCAGGAACTGGTCAAATTTTACCTTCAGCTGGACGATCCGAAGGTAATAGCTCAAATCGATTTCACTTTACTCCAAGATTTACTAAGATCGAATTCCCGCGGTTTGATGGAGAAGATTTGAAAGGATGGCTATTCCGCTGTGAGCAATTCTTCGAGGTTGATGGAACCTCTGAAGAGGCAAAGGTGCGTTTAGCGGCAATCCATCTTGAGGGAAAGGCCCTTCAATGGcatcaaatatatatgaagTCCCGATTGACACGCTCTCAACCCACATGGGAAGAGTATGTAGTATCGCTCAATACTCGCTTTGGAGCAGATTTGTTCGACGATCCTATGGCGGAACTAAAGAATTTGAAGCAAACAGGGACGGTCATGGAATATCAAGACAAATTTGACACTCTACTAAATAGGGTGGAGCTCTCGGAAGAATATGCCGTAAGCTGCTTCCTTAGTGGTTTGAAGGAAGAAATCCAAATACCGATAAGAATGTTCCAGCCTAGGACTTTACAAAGAGCTCTAAGTCTGGCCAAGTTACAGGAGCTAGCTGTGGATGGACAGGGAAAAGTCTATAAGGGAGGAACTAGAGCCGGAATGAATACTTCCTCCTTACTGTCGACTCCTAAGGGCTTTAATAATTCGAGCATGTCACCCGCACCCCGGACACCTCGGAACCCAAATCATCAGGGATTGCTGGGCGCTGCTCCAATGCCAATCAAACCTGCGAGAAACGTCTCTAATGCAGCCTTTGATGAGAGGCGAGCAAAAGGGCTTTGTTTTTGGTGCGAGGAGAAGTATTCCCCAGGACACCAGTGTAAGAAGAAACAGCTATATAAGATTGAGCTATTAGAAGAAGGATCAACAGATAATACCAACTCTAATGAAGAAAGTGAATCTATAGGAGAGGTGGAACTTGAACCTGTGGAATGTGCACCTCAAATATCGCTGCATGCTCTAGCGGGGCAAGCTCAACTACCGGACTATAGGACCATGCGCCTATGTGGAACAGTGAAGAATCGAAGGATACACATTCTCATCGACTCAGGAAGCACCCACAATTTCCTTGATGCTGCGGTTGCTGCCAAATTGGGGTGTTGTGCGGAGAATATACCAGCTGTAAATGTCACGGTGGCTGATGGGAATAAGCTGATTAGCTCGTCTACTTGCAGGGCTTTTAAATGGAAAATGCAAGGCTTAGAATTCAAGGCTAACCTCCTATTACTACCCTTGAGGGGATGCGACATGGTGTTGGGGGTTCAATGGCTTAAACAATTGGGACCAATCTTGTGGGACTTCAGCAAATTACGAATGGAATTCCAATTTCAGGGCCAGAAGATTGTTTTGAGGGGATCTTCAGGGCCCAGTTTGAAAATAATAGAAGGAAAGCAACTCAAGAAGATGGTGCTGGATGACACAGCTTTGTCTGCAGTTCACCTCTGCTCCATTCATGCAACACCACAGGAAGGGAATCACATAGCAACTTCGGAAGATGCAGAAACGACGTGGTCGGGACTTGGCAAGGCGTATTCTCAACAATTGCAACTACTTCTGGAGGAGCACTCTGACTTATTTGAAGAACCACAAGGACTCCCACCGGTTAGGCTGCACGACCACAAGATTCCACTCAAAGAAGGAACTAACCCGATCAATGTAAGACCCTATAGATACCCTGCCTATCAGAAGACTGAAATTGAAAAATTAGTGCAGGAAATGCTATCGCAGGGAGTGATCAGGCCCAGCAACAGCCCCTATTCTTCTCCGGTGGTGttagtaaagaaaaaggatggatcatGGAGACTGTGCATAGATTATAGAAGCTTGAATGATAGTACAATCAAAGATAAATTTCCGATACCGCTTGTAGATGAATTGTTGGACGAATTGAGTGGAGCTAAGTTGTTCTCAGAGCTGGATCTGCGGTCGGGCTATCACCAAATCAGAATGCATGCGGATGACATCTCCAAAACTGCTTTCCGGACTCACGAGGGTCACTATGAGTTCTTAGTgatgcctttcgggctcacgAATGCGCCTTCAACCTTTCAAGGATTGATGAACCATATCTTTAAACCTTACTTGAGGAGGTTCATTTTGGTATTTTTTGATGACATTCTGGTTTACAGCAAAGGAGTGGAAGAGCACCTATGCCATTTGAGAACTACCTTTCAAGTTTTGCGGCAACACTCATTGTTTGTGCGACGCAAGAAGTGCATCTTTGCTGCTGTTCAGCTGGAGTATCTTGGTCATGTAATCAGCCACGAAGGAGTTTCCATGGACaagaagaaagtagaggcgattCAGGAGTGGCCGCTTCCTACTACTGCGAAGGAATTAAGAGGGTTTTTAGGGTTGGCTGGATATTACCGCAGGTTCGTCAAGGACTTTGGAAAAATCAGCAAATCATTACATGAAATGCTGGGAAAAGAGGGATTTAAGTGGACTAACGAACGCCATTATGCTTTCCAACAGCTCAAGAAGGCTGTTAGTGCGGCCCCTGTACTTGCCTTACCAGATTTCACCATTGACTTCACCATTGAGACGGATGCTTCGGGGATAGGAGTCGGGGCTGTGCTCCTGCAGAAGGGAAGACCTATAGCATTCATGAGCAAACCACTATCTCCAAGGAATAGACAGCTTTCAACTTATGAGCGGGAGATGTTGGCGATAGTAATTGCGGTTCAAAAATGGAGGCCTTACTTGATCGGAAGGCATTTCAAGATAAAAACGGATCACCAGAGCCTAAAGTACTTAATGGAACAAAGAGTATCCACGCCCAGCCAGCAAAAGTGGGTTGCAAAGTTAATGGGGTATGACTATGAATTAATCTATAAGAAGGGTCAAGAGAATGTGGTTGCTGATGCTTTATCGAGGTCACCTACTTTGCTCGCAGTTTCAGCCATTCACACCGATCTACTAGATCAAATTAAGTGGAGTTGGAATGTGGATGACAAACTCAAAAAAATCATTCAACAAAAACAATCAGATATTAACTCGTGGCCTCGTTATACATGGGTACAAGACCAGCtcagaagaaaaggaaagttGGTCGTGGGTAGTGACCCAGGACTGAAGTTGCAATTGATTCATAACTTCCATGCTAGCAGCATTGGGGGTCACTCAGGGATGGAGGCTACTACGAGGAAGCTTAAGGGTCAATTCTATTGGAAGGGGCTTCGACGAGATGTCGAACAGTTTGTTAGGGAGTGCTCGGTGTGCCAACAAAACAAATATGAGACAACAGCTCCGGCAGGTCTCTTACAACCCTTACCAATACCAGAGGGTATATGGACTGAGATATCTATGGATTTTATAGAAGGTCTGCCCAATTCACAAGGCAAGGAGGTTATTATGGTGGTGGTCGATAGACTGAGTAAGTATGCCCATTTCATAGCTCTATCCCATCCTTACACGGCTTCATCGGTGGCTCAGTTGTTTCTCGACAACATATATAAGTTGCATGGAATGCCGAGGAGTATAGTTAGTGATCGTGATACGATCTTCGTCAGCCAATTCTGGCAGGAATTGTTCAAGAGGCTTCAAGTCAAGGTTAACCTCTCAACGGCTTACCACCCGCAATCCGATGGACAGACAGAGGTTGTTAATCGCTGCCTTGAGAATTATCTTAGATGTATGGCAGGGGAGAGGCCTAAGGAGTGGGCAAAATGGTTACCATTGGCAGAGTGGTGGTATAATACTTCATATCATTCCTCAACAAAGGCGACTCCCTATGAGGTTGTATACGGGCAACCACCACCCTTACACGTCCCTTACTTAGCAGGAGATTCTTTAATGGAAGCTGTGGATAGAACACTAGCTGCTAGAGAAGCAGCTTTGCGAGTAATCAAGGAAAATTTAGCCAAGGCCCAAAATCGGATGCGGCAAATTGCAAACAAGGGAAGAACTGAACGAgtgtttcaggttggagattgGGTCTATGTGAAATTGCAGCCATACAAGCAGCTATCAGGTCGCAAGCATGCCTTCCAGAAATTATCGCCGCGCTATTTCGGCCCCTTTGAGGTAATCTCTAGAGTGGGACCTGTGGCCTATAAGCTCCAGTTACCAGAGACCACCAAGATACACCCTACTTTCCACATTTCTCAGCTCAAAAGGAAGATCGGATCTGCTCCCTCCTCTCCAACTATACCAGCTTATATCAACACAGAGGGACACTTACTGGTGGAGCCGATAGCTGCGCTCGATCGACGGATGGTCAAGCGACATGGAAAGGCGGCAACGCAGCTGCTAATTCATTGGTCCAACCAACCTGAAGAGAACGCCACGTGGGAATACTTCACTGACCTGCAGAGGCGTTTTCCGCACTTCGATCCTTGGGGACAAGGATCGTATCGAGGAGAGGGTGCTGATACACCTGCTAATTTGGGATCAACTCATCCTGCTGATTGAAGTTGGGAACCTTGACACTGCACCACTCCCAGACCCTTCGCTCCTCTGTTTCTTCTCCGCCTCAATGCAGCGGCTAGCTTAGCATAAATAAGAGCCGTTGGATATCACTTAAGTCGATGAGTCCCAGCCGTCCATCTCGTTAACGATCCTAACTGCCAGGGAAGTACCCGCTCCATTTTACTTTCAGATAATTACAATTTTGCCATCCACCTTAGCTATAAATAGAATTAAGCTTGTAATTGAGACTTGGCTTGGAATATTAATATCATTCTCCTCTCTTCTTTtactcctcttctctcttctctttccccTCCTCTTCTGCTCACTTGTATGATNTgatacttctattattcagttgattcattactgcagaaatcatgtttacatgttgaatacatgcctgttaccggttagcactgcatatttttatatcatgcACTTATTGCTTTTCCTTACtttcagtacatcatgagcctagtggtgtaattcgccgaggctggcggcttacccactgggaactattgttaatagttctcacgcccttttggtggttgtttttacagagccatctgcaggagaggctagggatcgtggcaagggagtcgcgtctagctagactttactaggagcatgctagttgatcaccttgctactcgggctacgaccgagggtgatgtccctttgtatagagaaaccaccattgtacctatcctatttttgtatactcgTGGTGTTTATGTACTACTTGGATCGTGAACTGcagttgtgatacttctctcctgtcgagattttgggattgtatttttctttgttctttttctgTTAGTATActgacttgtacattgctctgatatcaggataggactctctttgttttacttcctatcgacttgctttcttcgtagacgccttatatactgcaggtgtatggcgggtctgtgcacgtgccggatatacttccgctggtacccgggcgtgacatcttGAAGAGAAGGATGCTCACGGCGGATAACTTGCAAAAGAGGGGACGGTAGGGAAACATTAATGTGTGTGATGCGAGCAAAAGAACCTGAGACGACCGTTCACTTTCTTGTTAACTGTCGGTCTATCATATTTGCTTTCACAATGACTTCCGTTATCAAATATCAAAGGGGGGACATTGGGGAAGAAGATAGTTGGAGGATTCTGGGAGGAATCCGTACTCATAGGTGTAAGTGATGTGGGTTGTGGGACCAACACTGTTGAACATTAATTGGGGCAGGCTATACAGGCTATTCAGGCTATTCGTGATTAAGTgatgtgttttttattttattttattcttcttttttttttctttttctttttttttctttttttttggttgtgtgatggtttgatttattttatgtacttttttttttttaccttttgcTTTGGTTCCTAGTCCTAACTACTTCACATatgtaactaaatttatttctttaatgaATGAAGTGTTTTGCTTGCCGCCTTTCTCTCaagaaacaaatttttttttctattgcaTCTCAACTTTTGTCACATTTATTATCTGCGTGTTGGATTCTCTTTGATTCTGTTCCTCGTGAGTTTCTCCCATCAGTCATGTGAGAGATTTAAACATGAA
Coding sequences:
- the LOC109722075 gene encoding uncharacterized protein LOC109722075: METRAQELKKMEEMLRQMIKESATRQEQSIQELRDWQNKDMEEVRQMFVELHTSISPGTGQILPSAGRSEGNSSNRFHFTPRFTKIEFPRFDGEDLKGWLFRCEQFFEVDGTSEEAKVRLAAIHLEGKALQWHQIYMKSRLTRSQPTWEEYVVSLNTRFGADLFDDPMAELKNLKQTGTVMEYQDKFDTLLNRVELSEEYAVSCFLSGLKEEIQIPIRMFQPRTLQRALSLAKLQELAVDGQGKVYKGGTRAGMNTSSLLSTPKGFNNSSMSPAPRTPRNPNHQGLLGAAPMPIKPARNVSNAAFDERRAKGLCFWCEEKYSPGHQCKKKQLYKIELLEEGSTDNTNSNEESESIGEVELEPVECAPQISLHALAGQAQLPDYRTMRLCGTVKNRRIHILIDSGSTHNFLDAAVAAKLGCCAENIPAVNVTVADGNKLISSSTCRAFKWKMQGLEFKANLLLLPLRGCDMVLGVQWLKQLGPILWDFSKLRMEFQFQGQKIVLRGSSGPSLKIIEGKQLKKMVLDDTALSAVHLCSIHATPQEGNHIATSEDAETTWSGLGKAYSQQLQLLLEEHSDLFEEPQGLPPIPCLSED